In Drosophila simulans strain w501 chromosome X, Prin_Dsim_3.1, whole genome shotgun sequence, one DNA window encodes the following:
- the LOC27209183 gene encoding uncharacterized protein LOC27209183 isoform X7 — protein MRDHFTHFLHSNRQVAGFRQSSFFRCVLFRSPSSDQLNDTTSPDSPSLEFVPEAGETSAHDGVATATSSRPSSPDPVVNSARETLLSGSAATTAAAAASVMMAKSPQRDDAAPKELQDRRKSMSWKTFNLKRQLSKVNMKIGGLNVNTDMESLKNSSIFYTPKEVSPEAATPPATEEEATPEGKEDESLDDAEMATNAGAAAASPSPAVRGKFRSSTTDSPDEGASSSTASGIRRVDFEQPAGFEVERPNNLPLADAPAPLKPARQKFKEKSRDQRLLSVPNIKYQPRDSRGGARNLKNDVSPLMGVGGGGGGGGVAGASSGIGGSVAGGKKIHKLDGTFSRSRSSSMSSIDMSSSESVTCLAFIESYAKRNDILTLVPTLWIGTSFGSILTLFITMPERDVRKSQPVLITINGGPVVRLKGSITSMSFLDSYGSIIPYTFETWRDEKRDNKDRTPTKSSSRTSPTFTPTTANTLSNTSVAGGASAGGGAGGGGGAGGGAASGGAGAGGPAGGGGGAGAGSAAGAAGGSGSGVTSGGGMSSSSASSSGISGSVSTGLETLTDRQYIVIASEKQTKVFDVANQCCINRIQLSEMDFAVKAETITMKDGSCLATYLSNGHLMVHSLPSLKLLLDTDFLPLMELSFQTKCKQGIVDPMLSIWGQQIIVHEDTTQISKIFCFSHKGHGLYMASPTEIQKFTISSEFCQFILEMMGELYTVHEMPEQPKEGFFKGLFGGGAKLLDREELFGEQSGKPNRSVARHIPGPNLEQLGQRASTAASEISRAHQLAMERGEKLNLLEERAERMANTAQDFSGTAHQLMLKYKDKKWYQL, from the exons CCGATCGCCCAGCTCAGATCAG CTGAACGACACGACCAGTCCGGATAGTCCGTCGCTCGAATTTGTACCGGAGGCTGGCGAAACATCGGCCCACGACGGCGTGGCGACGGCAACAAGCTCGCGTCCCAGTTCACCGGACCCGGTGGTGAACAGTGCTCGTGAAACGCTGCTCAGCGGATCAGCAGCGACAACGGCGGCTGCGGCAGCATCGGTCATGATGGCCAAGAGTCCCCAGCGGGATGATGCAGCTcccaaggagctgcaggacAGACGGAAGTCCATGTCCTGGAAAACGTTCAATTTGAAGCGTCAATTATCGAAAGTCAATATGAAGATCGGCGGCCTGAATGTCAATACCGATATGGAGTCGCTGAAGAATAGCTCCATTTTCTACACGCCCAAGGAGGTGTCACCGGAGGCTGCTACGCCACCGGCGACAGAAGAGGAGGCAACGCCAGAGGGCAAGGAGGACGAGTCCCTGGATGATGCCGAAATGGCGACCAACgcgggagcagcagctgcatcacCATCGCCGGCAGTTCGCGGCAAATTTCGCTCCTCCACCACGGATTCGCCTGATGAGGGCGCCAGCAGTAGCACCGCCAGCGGCATTCGTCGAGTGGACTTTGAACAGCCGGCTGGGTTCGAGGTGGAGCGACCAAACAACCTGCCACTGGCGGATGCACCAGCTCCACTGAAGCCCGCCCGTCAAAAGTTCAAGGAAAAGTCGCGCGATCAGCGACTGTTATCCGTTCCGAATATTAAGTATCAGCCGCGAGATTCGCGTGGCGGTGCTCGAAACCTCAAGAATGATGTGTCACCGCTGATGGgcgttggtggtggtggcggtggaggaggcgTGGCCGGCGCCAGCAGCGGCATTGGAGGGAGCGTCGCTGGAGGCAAGAAGATAC ATAAATTGGATGGAACTTTCTCAAGATCCAGATCATCGTCAATGTCCAGCATTGATATGTCTTCCTCTGAATCTGTTACCTGTTTAGCTTTTATCGAGAGTTATGCAAAACGAAATG ATATTTTGACACTTGTTCCTACTTTGTGGATTGGAACTAGTTTCGGTTCGATACTGACATTGTTCATCACCATGCCCGAGCGAGATGTGCGCAAATCTCAGCCAGTATTGATAACAATAAATG GTGGCCCCGTGGTACGACTCAAAGGATCCATAACTTCCATGTCTTTTTTAGACTCATACGGTTCGATCATACCCTATACGTTTGAGACCTGGCGTGACGAGAAGAGGGACAACAAAGACC GCACACCCACAAAGAGCAGCAGCCGCACCAGTCCCACATTCACACCGACAACTGCCAATACATTATCAAACACTTCGGTCGCGGGTGGTGCGTCCGCAGGCGGAGGAgctggcggcggtggtggtgccgGCGGTGGTGCGGCCAGCGGTGGTGCAGGCGCAGGTGGGCCAgccggcggtggcggtggtgccGGAGCAGGATCGGCGGCTGGAGCGGCCGGCGGCAGTGGAAGCGGTGTCACCAGCGGCGGGgggatgagcagcagcagcgccagcagcagcggcatcaGCGGAAGTGTGAGCACCGGCCTGGAAACTCTCACCGATCGACAATACATCGTTATCGCAAGCgagaagcaaacaaaagtcTTCGATGTCGCCAACCAGTGCTGCATCAACCGCATACAATTATCGGAAATGGATTTTGCAGTCAAGGCAGAAACTATCACGATGAAAG ATGGCTCTTGCTTAGCAACCTATCTTTCGAATGGCCATCTAATGGTACATAGTCTTCCTAGTCTAAAACTGTTATTGGATACTGATTTCTTACCACTTATGGAACTAAG ttttcaaacaaaatgtaaacagGGAATTGTGGATCCAATGCTTTCGATATGGGGTCAACAGATCATTGTTCATGAAGATACAACTCA aatatcaaaaatattttgctttagTCATAAAGGTCATGGATTGTACATGGCATCGCCCACcgaaattcaaaaattcaCGATATCATCGGAATTTTg TCAATTTATTTTGGAGATGATGGGTGAACTATATACGGTACACGAAATGCCCGAACAGCCGAAGGAGGGTTTCTTCAAGGGTCTATTTGGTGGTGGCGCCAAACTCCTGGATCGCGAGGAGCTAT TTGGCGAGCAGAGCGGGAAACCGAATCGATCGGTGGCACGGCACATACCTGGCCCCAATTTGGAGCAGCTCGGCCAGAGGGCTTCCACCGCCGCATCGGAGATCAGCCGGGCGCACCAGCTGGCCATGGAGCGCGGCGAGAAGCTAAATTTACTGGAGGAGCGCGCCGAGCGCATGGCCAACACTGCTCAAGATTTCAGCGGCACTGCGCATCAATTAATGCTTAAATATAAAGACAAGAAGTGGTATCAGTTGTAA
- the LOC6740094 gene encoding casein kinase I gives MDKMRILKESRPEIIVGGKYRVIRKIGSGSFGDIYLGMSIQSGEEVAIKMESAHARHPQLLYEAKLYRILSGGVGFPRIRHHGKEKNFNTLVMDLLGPSLEDLFNFCTRHFTIKTVLMLVDQMIGRLEYIHLKCFIHRDIKPDNFLMGIGRHCNKLFLIDFGLAKKFRDPHTRHHIVYREDKNLTGTARYASINAHLGIEQSRRDDMESLGYVMMYFNRGVLPWQGMKANTKQQKYEKISEKKMSTPIEVLCKGSPAEFSMYLNYCRSLRFEEQPDYMYLRQLFRILFRTLNHQYDYIYDWTMLKQKTHQGQPNPAILLEQLDKDKEKQNGKPLMAD, from the exons ATGGACAAGATGCGGATATTGAAGGAAAGTCGCCCCGAGATAATCGTCGGTGGCAAATATCGGGTGATCAGGAAGATTG GAAGCGGATCGTTTGGCGACATTTACTTGGGCATGAGCATCCAGAGCGGCGAAGAAGTGGCCATCAAGATGGAGAGCGCCCACGCCCGCCATCCGCAGCTGTTGTACGAGGCCAAGCTGTACCGCATCCTGAGCGGCGGCGTGGGATTCCCTCGTATACGTCACCATGGCAAGGAAAAGAACTTCAACACCCTGGTCATGGATCTGCTGGGACCCTCTCTAGAGGATCTGTTCAATTTCTGTACGCGCCATTTCACGATCAAGACGGTTCTGATGCTCGTCGACCAGATGATCGGACGCTTGGAGTACATCCATCTCAAGTGTTTCATTCATCGCGACATCAAGCCGGATAACTTCCTCATGGGCATCGGTCGGCACTGCAATAAGCTCTTCCTGATCGATTTCGGTCTGGCCAAGAAGTTCCGCGATCCGCACACGCGTCATCACATCGTATACCGCGAGGACAAGAACCTCACCGGCACTGCCCGCTATGCCTCGATCAATGCCCATCTGGGCATCGAGCAGTCGCGGCGTGACGACATGGAATCGCTTGGATACGTGATGATGTACTTCAATCGCGGCGTACTGCCCTGGCAAGGCATGAAGGCCAACACCAAGCAGCAGAAGTACGAGAAGATCTCCGAAAAGAAGATGTCCACGCCCATCGAGGTCCTCTGCAAGGGCTCGCCGGCCGAGTTCTCCATGTATCTGAACTATTGTCGTAGCCTGCGCTTCGAGGAGCAGCCAGATTACATGTACCTACGTCAATTGTTCCG CATACTGTTCAGAACGCTGAACCATCAGTATGACTACATCTACGACTGGACAATGCTGAAGCAGAAGACCCACCAGGGTCAACCCAATCCAGCTATACTCTTGGAGCAAttggacaaggacaaggagaagCAGAACGGCAAGCCCCTGATGGCGGACTAA